DNA from Krasilnikovia cinnamomea:
CGAGGAACACCTCGGAGGCGAACGCGAACGGGCGCAGGTAGAGGCTGCCGTCCTCGATCTGGGGCAGCCACTGCCGGTCGATGCGGATGATCTGGCGCAGCGACTCCAGGAACATGCCGGTCGGCACGGCCGGCATGGCCATCCGCTGCGCCGAGGCCGCGAACCGGGCCGCGTTGGCGTCGGGCCGGAACATGGCGACCCCGCCGTCCGGGGTCGTGTACGCCTTCAGCCCCTCGAAGATCTCCTGGGCGTAGTGCAGCACCGCGCTGGCCGGGTCCATCGGGATCGGGGCGCGCGCCTCGACCCGGGGGTCGTACCACCCTTTGCCGTCGGCGTAGCGGATGGTGACCATGTGGTCCGTGAAGATCTGCCCGAAGCCGGGGTTGGCCAGCATCGCGGTGCGCTGCGCGGGAGCTACCGGCGCGGGGTGCGGACGGATCTCGAAATCGAGGTTGTCACCACCACTCATGGCACGTGACCTGCTTTCTTCATGAATGAGCGAGCCTGGGGGGCACCCGTGGTGCCCATGAACTTACCCCGAACGGTCGTTCATGCCGACCACGGCGGGGCATGCGTCGACTACCGGCCCGGTTAACGGCCGGCAGTGCGCAGAGTTGGGCTGGGTGGAACCGGTCAGGCGGTGGCGGCGACCCGGTCCCCGACCTCGGCGGTACGCAGCGGCGCGCCCGGGGTACGGGACGCGACCTCGGCCGCGACCGCCTCGGATACTCGGCGGGCCTCATCCGGGCGGCCGAGGTGTTCCAGCAGCAGGGCCGCGGAGAGGATGGCGGCCGCCGGGTCGGCGACGCCCTGGCCCGCGATGTCCGGCGCGGAGCCGTGCACCGGCTCGAACGTCGACGGGTACTGCCGCTCGGGGTTGACCGAGCCGCTGGCGGCCATGCCGATGCCGCCCGTGACGGCCGCGGCGATGTCGGTCAGGATGTCCCCGAACAGGTTGTCCGTCACGATGACGTCGTAGCGCTGCGGGTTGCTGACCATGAACATGCTGGCCGCGTCGATGTGCTGGTATTCCGTGGTGACCTGCGGGAACTCCGCGGCGACGGCGGCGAAGGTGCGCGACCACAGGCCGCCCGCGTGGGTCAGCACGTTGGTCTTGTGCACCAGGGTCAGGTGCCGCCGCTCACGGCGCGCGGCCCGCCCGAAGGCGTCGCGGATGACCCGCTCGACGCCGTGCCGGGTGTTCAGGCTCTCCTCGGTGGCGATCTCCGCCGGGGTGTCGCGGTGCAGGACGCCGCCGGCGCCGACGTACAGGCCCTCGGTGCCCTCGCGGACCACCACCATGTCGATCTCGCCGGGCTTGAGGCCGGCCAGCGGGCTGGTGGTGCCGGGCCACAGCCGGGACGGGCGCAGGTTCACGTACTGGTCGAAGTCGAAGCGGAGCTTGAGCAGCAGGCCGCGCTCCAGCACGCCGGGCGGGACGCTGGGGTCGCCGATGGCGCCGAGCAGGATCGCGTCGTGGCCCGCCAGCTCCTGCTGGACGCTGGCCGGGAGCACCTCTCCGGTGCGGTTGTACAGCCGGGCGCCGAGGTCGTACTCCGAGTACGCGAGGCCGGGCAGTACGGCGTCGAGGACCTTGCGGGCCTGGGCGGTCACCTCGGTCCCGATGCCGTCACCGGCCACCACCGCGATCCGCGCCACCGTCACGTCCACTCCCTCGGTCTGGTCCGACTCGTCGAGCGTAACGGCGTGTCCCGTTCTCCGGTACAGCGGTCCCACCATACGGCCGAGCAATCGTTCCGGAGGTCGGACGCGAACAGCCCCCGCGGATCACGGCAACGATCGCGGGGGCTGTCACGACGAGTGCGAACCCGCCGGGGTTGTTCGCCGCGCGGACAGCGCTCGGACAACGTCACCCGAAGACGAGCCCGGCCCGGCCGTGCGGCAGGACTAACGCTAGCGATGCGGACTTATGTCACGCAAGACGCATCCCCCGCGTGTCGCCGCAAGGATCCGCAATCACGCCGGACGGCGGTGGCATCATCCGCCGGTGAGTTTCGACCTCGTGGTGTGGGCCATGGACAACAGGGACATGCCGGACGCGGTGCGCGCGGCCAACGCGCGGTGCGCCCGTGGCGAGCACCCGCAGCGCCCCGCCGACCCCCGCGTCGTCGCCTTCTACGACGCACTGACCCGCGAATACCCCGACCGGGGGCACCGCGCCATGGCGCCCGGCTCCCCGTGGGCCGCCGCCCCGCTGCACGCCGCCGCCGACCACATCCAGATGCGGCTCGACGAGAACTGTCCCGACGTCGTCCTGGAGACCATCGAACGGCTGGCCGGGGAGCTGAACCTCGACCTGCTGGACCTGCAGGACGGCACGGTGTACCCGCCACCCGCCCGGGTGCACTAGCGGGGCGGGGCGAAGCTAGTCCTCGCGCAGGTCGACGATGCTGCCGCGGGACGACCCGATCGCGACCTCCGCCGCGGAGAGCAGCTCGGCGTCCACCGAGGAGTCGACCGTCAGCGCCATCAGGGCCTCGCCGCCCGCCTCCCGGCGGGCCACCTGCATGGCCGCGATGTTCACCCCGGCGTCGCCGAGGATCGACCCGATCGCGCCGACCACGCCGGGCCGGTCCGGGTACCGGAAGAAGAGCAGCACGCCCTCGGGGCTCAGCTCCAGGTCGAAGCCGTCCACCGCGGTGAGGCGACGGGTCTCGCGGGTGCCGGTCACCGTCACCGTGCCCGCGACGCTCACGGTGCGCCCGTCCGGCAGGGCCCCGCGTACGGTCACCAGGTTGTGGTGGTCGCACTCCTCGTCGCTGGTGACCAGCTGGACGTCGACCCCCCGGTCGGCGGCCAGCTTGGGCGCGTTGACGTAGGTGACCTGCTCCTCGACGACGGCGGAGAACAGCCCTTTCGTGGCCGCGAGCTTGAGCACCGCGACGTCGTGGGACACGATCTCGCCGCACACCTCGACCGCCACGCTCGCCGCCACGCCACCCGCCACGGCCGTGAAGACCTTGCCCAGCTTCTCCGCCAGCGCCAGCAGCGGCCGGACGTCCTCGTCGACCACGCCGCCCGCCTGCACGTTCACCGCGTCCGGCACGAACTCCCCCTGCAGGGCGAGCTTCACGCTGCGGGCCACGGCGAGCCCGGCCTTGTCCTGCGCCTCCAGGGTGGACGCGCCCAGGTGCGGGGTGACCACCACGTTCTCGAACGCGAACAGCGGCGAGGCGGTGATCGGCTCGGCCGTGAACACGTCCAGCCCCGCCCCCGCCACCCGGCCCTCGGCCAGCGCGCCCGCCAGGGCCTGCTCGTCGATCAGGCCGCCGCGCGCCGCGTTGACGATGCGCACCCCGGGCTTGACCGTGGCCAGCTCCTTCTCTCCGATCAGGCCCACCGTTTCCGGGGTACGCGGCAGGTGGATGGAGATGAAATCGCTCTCCCGCAGCAGCTCGTCCAGCCCCACCAGGCGCACCCCGAGCTGCGCTGCCCGCGCGGGCTGCACGTACGGGTCGTACGCGACGAGCCGGGTGCCGAACGCCGCCATCCGCTGCGCGAACAGCACCCCGATGCGGCCCAGCCCGACCACCCCGACGGTCTTGCCCGCGACCTCGACGCCGGTGAACCGGGCCCGCTTCCACTCGCCCTGCTTCAGTGCGGCGCTGGCGCTGGCGGTGTGCCGGGCGACCGCCAGCAGCAGGGCGATGGCCTGCTCGGCGGCGGAGACGATGTTCGAGGTGGGGGCGTTCACGACCATCACGCCCTTGGCCGTGGCGGCGTGCACGTCCACGTTGTCCAGCCCGACGCCCGCGCGGGCCACCACGGTCAGCCGGGGCGCCGCGGCGACCGCCTCGGCGTCGATCCGGGTGGCGCTGCGCACGATCACCGCGTCCGCGTCGGCCAGCCCGGCCAGCAGGGCGGCCCGGTCGGTGCCGTCGACGTGGCGTACCTCGAAGTCGGTGGCCAGCACGTCGAGCGCGGCGGGGGCGAGTTCCTCGGCGATCAGTACGACGGGGGTCATGCGTCTCCAACCGGCTCGCAGGCCGTCGGCGACCGGCCCTTTCGCGCGATCGTATGCGGGTGTCCGGCGTGGACACCGTGTCATCCCAAAGTGACCGCGGTCACATATTCGTAACCTTCAGGCGGCCGCGCGCGGGATGGTGCCGCGGTCGATCGGCGGTGCCGGGGGCAGGCCCGCCGCGGCCCGGCCGTCGAACCGGCGGAAACTCAGCGCCTCGGCGTCCAGGCCGTCGAACAGCAGATCGAGGTCGAGCTCGCCGACCGGCGGATAGATCCGCTCCCGGGGCGGCTCCTGGCCCGGCAGCAGCGCGCCCTGCGCCACCAGGAACTCCGCGATCGCCGCTCGCAGCGCGGGCAGGGTCACCGGCGAGTGGTAGATGACATTGAGGGCCTGCATCCGCATCCCCTGGACATGCTCCTCGCCCTTGTTGTCGTGGAAGTGCGGGTTGCGGGTCTCGATCTGCACCACCGGCACGGAACTGTTCATGACGTCCGGGTGCGCGCTGTCCAGCACGCCGCCGAACTGCTCGAACAGGTCCACGTACTCGAACGGTTCGACCGCGAAGCCGCCCGCCAGCCGCAGCTTCAGGCCCAGGTCCAGGCTCATCGCGTGCTCACCCGCGTTGCCGGTGGCGATCACCT
Protein-coding regions in this window:
- the serA gene encoding phosphoglycerate dehydrogenase — encoded protein: MTPVVLIAEELAPAALDVLATDFEVRHVDGTDRAALLAGLADADAVIVRSATRIDAEAVAAAPRLTVVARAGVGLDNVDVHAATAKGVMVVNAPTSNIVSAAEQAIALLLAVARHTASASAALKQGEWKRARFTGVEVAGKTVGVVGLGRIGVLFAQRMAAFGTRLVAYDPYVQPARAAQLGVRLVGLDELLRESDFISIHLPRTPETVGLIGEKELATVKPGVRIVNAARGGLIDEQALAGALAEGRVAGAGLDVFTAEPITASPLFAFENVVVTPHLGASTLEAQDKAGLAVARSVKLALQGEFVPDAVNVQAGGVVDEDVRPLLALAEKLGKVFTAVAGGVAASVAVEVCGEIVSHDVAVLKLAATKGLFSAVVEEQVTYVNAPKLAADRGVDVQLVTSDEECDHHNLVTVRGALPDGRTVSVAGTVTVTGTRETRRLTAVDGFDLELSPEGVLLFFRYPDRPGVVGAIGSILGDAGVNIAAMQVARREAGGEALMALTVDSSVDAELLSAAEVAIGSSRGSIVDLRED
- a CDS encoding 3-isopropylmalate dehydrogenase; translated protein: MARIAVVAGDGIGTEVTAQARKVLDAVLPGLAYSEYDLGARLYNRTGEVLPASVQQELAGHDAILLGAIGDPSVPPGVLERGLLLKLRFDFDQYVNLRPSRLWPGTTSPLAGLKPGEIDMVVVREGTEGLYVGAGGVLHRDTPAEIATEESLNTRHGVERVIRDAFGRAARRERRHLTLVHKTNVLTHAGGLWSRTFAAVAAEFPQVTTEYQHIDAASMFMVSNPQRYDVIVTDNLFGDILTDIAAAVTGGIGMAASGSVNPERQYPSTFEPVHGSAPDIAGQGVADPAAAILSAALLLEHLGRPDEARRVSEAVAAEVASRTPGAPLRTAEVGDRVAATA